The following are encoded together in the Bradymonas sediminis genome:
- a CDS encoding arylsulfatase: protein MSKKRFQGHIALDVRDSQADWSAYESPSAEKDAPNILYIVWDDVGFGAFESFGGLIETPNMTRLANQGLRFTNFHTTALCSPTRSCLLTGRNATSNGMACIAEASSGFPGSNGHIPFENGFISEILVDRGYNTYAVGKWHLTPGEQTHMAASKRQWPLGRGFERFYGFLGGETDQYYPDLFQDNQPAEITKSPEEGYHLSVDIADTAIRYIRDAKVIAPQKPWLMYFCPGAGHAPHQVPKEWPDKYAGKFDMGWDKYREEALKRQIKMGILPKGTELPPINAYINEKSADGKKWPDTDIIRDWDSLKDDEKTLFCRMAEVYAGFVSHCDHHIGRLLDYLDETGQLDNTLVVVVSDNGASGEGGPNGSVNENKFFNSVPDSLEDNMKYLDVLGSTKTYNHYPNGWAQAFCAPFKMYKRYSGHEGGTADPMIISWPKGIKSKGETRDQYCHAIDIVPTIYDCLGIEPPDVVKGYTQSELEGVSFKHTFEDKKAPTKKRAQIYGMLGSRGIWYEGWHAATVHPTVSGWGNFASDRWELFNLDEDRSQAHDLARKHPHKLEQLKQLWFGFAGRYNGLPLDDRTAREVLMSPRPQPSPDRDVYVYYPDCADVPEMVAAKTHGRSFDIGCELKVEKERAKGVLFAQGGRFGGHSLFIKDRRLHYVYNWLGETEQIVTSNKTIPTGKHTFGARFDMTGSDGPSPTGRVDLYIDEQVVGTIEIKTQPGAFSLAGEGLAVGRDSGQPVSSEYQSPFTFEGGTIKQVTIDLRGERIRDLDKEALAMMSRD, encoded by the coding sequence ATGAGCAAAAAACGCTTTCAAGGGCATATCGCCCTCGACGTCCGTGACTCCCAGGCCGATTGGTCCGCATACGAGTCGCCCTCTGCCGAGAAAGACGCCCCCAATATTTTATATATCGTGTGGGATGACGTCGGCTTTGGCGCGTTCGAGAGCTTCGGCGGGTTGATCGAGACGCCCAATATGACCCGCCTCGCCAATCAGGGCCTGCGCTTCACCAACTTCCACACCACCGCGCTGTGCTCGCCCACCCGCTCCTGTCTTTTGACCGGGCGAAACGCAACCTCCAATGGCATGGCGTGTATCGCCGAAGCCTCGTCTGGCTTTCCTGGATCGAACGGGCATATTCCCTTTGAGAATGGGTTCATCTCCGAGATCCTGGTCGACCGCGGCTACAATACCTACGCGGTTGGTAAGTGGCATCTGACGCCGGGTGAGCAAACGCATATGGCGGCCAGCAAACGCCAGTGGCCGTTGGGACGTGGCTTCGAGCGATTCTATGGTTTCCTCGGCGGTGAGACCGACCAATATTACCCCGACCTCTTCCAGGATAATCAGCCGGCCGAGATCACAAAATCCCCCGAGGAGGGCTACCACCTCAGCGTTGACATCGCCGACACCGCGATTCGCTATATTCGCGATGCCAAGGTCATCGCCCCGCAGAAACCCTGGCTCATGTATTTCTGCCCCGGCGCGGGTCACGCGCCGCATCAGGTCCCCAAGGAATGGCCTGATAAATACGCCGGGAAATTCGATATGGGCTGGGATAAGTACCGTGAAGAGGCGCTCAAGCGCCAAATCAAGATGGGGATTCTGCCCAAGGGGACCGAGCTGCCGCCTATCAACGCCTATATCAACGAAAAAAGCGCCGACGGCAAAAAATGGCCCGACACCGATATTATCCGCGATTGGGATAGCTTGAAGGACGACGAGAAGACGCTCTTTTGCCGTATGGCCGAGGTCTATGCCGGCTTCGTGAGTCATTGCGACCACCATATCGGTCGTCTGCTCGATTACCTCGATGAGACCGGTCAGCTCGACAACACTCTTGTGGTCGTCGTCTCCGACAACGGGGCCAGCGGCGAGGGGGGCCCGAATGGCTCGGTTAACGAGAATAAGTTCTTCAACAGCGTGCCGGATAGCCTCGAAGATAATATGAAATATCTCGACGTTCTCGGCTCAACGAAGACCTATAACCATTATCCCAACGGCTGGGCGCAGGCGTTTTGTGCACCGTTCAAGATGTACAAACGCTATTCAGGCCACGAGGGCGGCACCGCCGACCCGATGATCATAAGCTGGCCCAAAGGCATCAAGTCGAAGGGGGAGACGCGTGACCAATACTGCCACGCGATTGATATCGTCCCAACGATTTACGATTGCCTCGGCATTGAGCCGCCGGATGTGGTGAAGGGCTATACCCAGTCGGAGCTCGAGGGCGTGAGCTTCAAGCATACCTTTGAAGACAAGAAGGCGCCGACCAAAAAGCGCGCGCAGATCTACGGGATGCTCGGCTCGCGCGGCATCTGGTACGAGGGCTGGCACGCCGCCACGGTTCATCCCACGGTGTCTGGTTGGGGGAACTTCGCCAGCGATCGCTGGGAGCTTTTCAACCTCGATGAAGACCGTAGTCAGGCCCACGACCTGGCCCGCAAGCATCCCCATAAGCTTGAACAGTTAAAGCAGCTCTGGTTCGGTTTCGCCGGGCGCTACAACGGTCTCCCGCTGGACGACCGCACTGCCCGCGAGGTGCTGATGAGTCCGCGGCCGCAACCCTCGCCCGATCGAGACGTATATGTGTATTACCCCGATTGCGCGGACGTGCCCGAGATGGTCGCGGCCAAGACGCACGGGCGCTCATTCGACATCGGCTGCGAGCTAAAGGTGGAGAAGGAGCGGGCCAAGGGCGTGCTCTTCGCGCAGGGCGGCCGCTTCGGCGGGCACTCCCTCTTCATCAAAGATCGTCGCCTACACTATGTCTATAATTGGCTGGGGGAGACCGAGCAGATCGTCACTTCGAATAAGACGATCCCGACGGGGAAGCACACCTTCGGTGCGCGCTTTGATATGACCGGCTCGGATGGCCCCAGCCCGACGGGACGTGTCGACTTATATATCGACGAGCAGGTTGTCGGTACGATTGAGATCAAGACTCAACCCGGGGCCTTCTCGCTGGCTGGTGAAGGCCTGGCGGTCGGGCGAGATAGTGGTCAGCCGGTGTCGAGCGAATACCAGTCGCCCTTTACTTTCGAAGGGGGGACCATCAAGCAGGTGACGATTGATCTGCGCGGTGAGCGGATTCGCGACCTCGACAAGGAGGCGCTGGCGATGATGTCACGGGACTGA
- a CDS encoding YrzE family protein has translation MTRDSITREEVRDSEYRREGEEERVVPPARASWGAIFAGTAMALAVWFMLSMLGAAVGLSSFDPAQDADPFSGFGVGMGLWLAVQIIVALFVGGWVSGRLAGKPRGLDGALNAGVVWALAFLLGIFGVTSFTSSLVSGVTSVVSKGASVAAGAVGGVIDEVGKQTPELQRGQIVSTIQREAQEMLRQTDSQALQPGQVEETAEDLKGIAGDTARDIAASPQDAQQELSQAINQAFGSLDGVVDAADRDAVVNVLAARTNMSRAEASETVDQWAQTYQEALAGLEEAGEEIAATAKSAAGDASDAVATVLWWSLLGIVLGLFAALAGGYIGSPRLEAWREREEIEHRRHRVVYAG, from the coding sequence ATGACCAGAGACTCGATAACGAGAGAGGAAGTTAGAGACTCCGAATATCGGCGCGAGGGCGAAGAAGAGCGCGTCGTGCCGCCGGCGCGCGCCTCTTGGGGCGCGATTTTTGCCGGCACGGCGATGGCGCTGGCCGTCTGGTTCATGCTCAGCATGCTCGGGGCGGCCGTCGGGTTAAGCAGCTTTGACCCGGCGCAGGACGCCGACCCCTTCAGCGGATTTGGGGTCGGCATGGGCCTGTGGCTCGCCGTACAGATTATCGTCGCCCTATTTGTGGGTGGTTGGGTCTCCGGGCGACTCGCCGGCAAGCCGCGCGGGCTCGACGGGGCGTTGAACGCCGGTGTGGTGTGGGCGCTGGCCTTTTTGCTGGGCATCTTCGGGGTGACGAGCTTCACCTCCAGCCTGGTCAGCGGGGTCACGAGCGTGGTCTCCAAAGGGGCGAGCGTGGCGGCCGGTGCTGTTGGTGGTGTGATCGACGAGGTGGGCAAGCAAACGCCGGAACTGCAACGTGGTCAGATCGTGAGCACGATTCAGCGCGAGGCGCAGGAAATGCTTCGCCAGACCGACTCCCAGGCCCTGCAGCCCGGCCAAGTTGAAGAGACAGCCGAGGACCTTAAAGGTATCGCGGGTGATACGGCCCGAGATATTGCGGCTTCTCCCCAAGACGCCCAACAAGAGCTGAGTCAGGCCATTAATCAGGCCTTTGGTAGCCTCGACGGCGTGGTTGATGCCGCCGACCGCGACGCGGTCGTCAATGTGCTCGCCGCCCGCACCAATATGAGCCGCGCCGAGGCCAGCGAGACCGTCGATCAGTGGGCTCAGACCTATCAGGAAGCCCTGGCGGGTCTGGAGGAAGCCGGTGAGGAAATCGCGGCGACCGCGAAGTCGGCCGCCGGCGATGCGAGCGACGCGGTCGCAACCGTCCTCTGGTGGTCTTTGTTGGGCATTGTTCTCGGCCTCTTCGCGGCCCTGGCCGGCGGTTATATCGGTAGCCCAAGGCTCGAAGCATGGCGCGAGCGGGAGGAGATCGAACACCGTCGCCATCGCGTCGTTTACGCTGGCTAG
- a CDS encoding DUF4239 domain-containing protein — MLDQLKRVDPMHGWVLLAVVILLLFVFEVGRWLARRREGVDANTKFHAANVLNGMLTLLSFFLAFSFSIASEHFENRRRIVLDEANAIGTTYLRSKYLPPAHADKIQRLLLEYANLRITPADPSTIPRLRERSGKIQTQLWDQAIALESVNPNSEFAGLFIVSLNEMIDLDEARITTTVVYRLPIIIMIVLFGIAILTLMVMGYSAGLRDARSAVLTFAVVLAVSGVLVLIIDLDRPVQRAFSVDQQPLIDVRDSLEKDLRQ; from the coding sequence ATGCTCGACCAACTCAAGCGGGTGGATCCGATGCACGGCTGGGTCCTTCTGGCGGTGGTGATTCTATTATTATTCGTCTTCGAAGTGGGGCGTTGGCTCGCGCGGCGGCGAGAGGGCGTCGATGCGAATACGAAATTTCACGCGGCCAATGTGCTAAACGGGATGCTCACGCTCCTGTCTTTCTTTTTAGCCTTCAGCTTCAGCATCGCCTCGGAACATTTCGAGAATCGACGACGAATTGTGCTCGATGAGGCGAACGCGATTGGCACGACCTACCTGCGTTCGAAATATCTACCACCGGCGCATGCCGACAAGATTCAGCGCCTTCTATTGGAGTATGCGAATCTGCGAATTACCCCGGCGGACCCGTCTACAATCCCGCGGTTGCGCGAGCGCTCCGGGAAGATTCAGACGCAGCTATGGGATCAGGCGATCGCGTTGGAATCTGTGAACCCTAACTCGGAATTCGCGGGTTTATTTATCGTCTCATTGAACGAGATGATCGATCTGGACGAGGCGCGAATTACCACGACGGTCGTGTACCGTCTGCCGATTATCATCATGATCGTGCTCTTCGGGATCGCGATCCTCACCCTGATGGTCATGGGTTATAGCGCCGGTTTGCGCGACGCCCGCAGCGCCGTGCTCACCTTCGCCGTGGTGCTCGCCGTTTCCGGAGTGTTGGTGCTCATTATCGACCTCGATCGCCCCGTTCAGCGCGCCTTCAGTGTCGACCAGCAGCCGCTTATCGATGTGCGGGATTCCCTCGAAAAGGATCTTCGCCAATGA
- a CDS encoding sulfatase-like hydrolase/transferase codes for MVKKRFQGRIALDARDAEPDWSAYSPPKARDGAPNILYIVWDDVGFGAFDCYGGLIETPNMTRIADMGLRYTQFHTTALCSPTRACLLTGRNATSNGMACISEFATGYPGSNGRIPFENAMLQEVLVDEGYSTYHLGKWHLTPDYDNHAAGSRRQWPLGRGFERFYGFLGGETNQWYPLLIQDNQSVDQPYLPEDGYHFTKDITDKALQYIRDARAVEPDKPWMMYFAPGCGHAPHHVPKEWADKYKGKFDMGYEAYRKQTLARQIKMGLVPKGTKLPKLNEYMDETSVDGKPWPEQDVVRPWKSLSADEKKLFSRMAEVYAGFVSHCDHHIGRILDHLEATGELDNTIIVAVSDNGASGEGGPNGTVNEMKFFNGIVDTTKENLKYIDELGSPKTYNHYPNGWAQAFCAPFKMYKRYANYEGGTADPLLVAWPKGIKARGEIRHQYCHAIDIVPTIYDCMDIDPPDVVHGYTQSEIEGVSFAHTFDHAEAKTNKRAQFYSMLGTRSIWYDGWHASAVHPATSGWGNFEQDRWELFNLEKDRSQTKDLAEKYPAKLEEMKNIWAMFAGRYNALPLDDRTAVEVLAANRPQPGKPRTEYVYYPHTEPVPQGVGASTTQRSYDIAAEVTVDKGGQPDGVIFAQGSNAGGHTLYVKGGRLHYVYNWLGELQQKISATKPLKPGKHTVGVSFEIQKHDDNQSPIGPVKLFIDGKEIASDTMKTQPGFFGLEGVITVGRDVGSPASDDYSSPDTFQGGVVEKVTIGLKGMPYQDPDMEAQMAHRRD; via the coding sequence ATGGTCAAGAAACGCTTTCAAGGACGTATCGCGCTGGATGCTCGTGACGCTGAGCCGGATTGGTCCGCGTATTCGCCGCCCAAAGCGCGCGATGGTGCGCCGAATATCCTCTATATCGTGTGGGACGACGTCGGCTTTGGCGCCTTCGATTGTTATGGCGGGCTCATCGAAACGCCAAACATGACTCGCATCGCCGATATGGGGCTGCGCTATACCCAATTTCATACCACCGCGCTGTGCTCGCCGACGCGCGCCTGCTTGCTGACCGGTCGCAACGCGACCAGCAATGGGATGGCGTGTATCTCGGAATTTGCCACCGGATACCCCGGCTCGAACGGGCGTATTCCGTTCGAGAATGCCATGCTCCAAGAGGTGCTCGTCGACGAGGGCTATAGCACCTATCACCTCGGGAAGTGGCACCTGACGCCGGACTATGACAATCACGCCGCGGGCTCGCGCCGGCAGTGGCCGCTGGGGCGCGGGTTCGAGCGTTTCTACGGATTCTTAGGCGGCGAAACCAACCAGTGGTACCCGTTGCTTATCCAGGACAATCAGTCCGTGGACCAGCCCTATCTGCCCGAAGACGGATACCATTTCACCAAAGATATCACCGACAAGGCACTGCAATATATTCGAGACGCCCGCGCGGTTGAGCCGGACAAGCCCTGGATGATGTATTTTGCCCCCGGGTGTGGTCACGCCCCGCATCATGTGCCGAAGGAGTGGGCCGACAAATATAAGGGCAAATTTGACATGGGTTACGAAGCCTATCGAAAGCAGACATTGGCCCGCCAGATCAAGATGGGGTTGGTGCCCAAGGGGACGAAACTGCCCAAGCTTAACGAGTATATGGATGAGACCAGCGTCGACGGTAAGCCCTGGCCGGAGCAAGACGTGGTGCGCCCCTGGAAGTCACTGAGCGCCGACGAGAAAAAATTATTCTCGCGCATGGCCGAGGTCTACGCCGGGTTCGTCAGCCATTGTGACCATCATATCGGTCGTATACTCGACCACCTTGAGGCCACCGGTGAGCTTGATAACACCATCATTGTGGCTGTGAGCGACAACGGCGCCAGCGGGGAAGGCGGTCCGAACGGGACGGTCAATGAGATGAAGTTCTTCAACGGAATCGTCGATACCACCAAGGAAAACCTTAAATATATCGATGAGCTGGGTTCTCCGAAGACCTATAACCACTATCCCAACGGTTGGGCGCAGGCGTTCTGCGCGCCCTTCAAGATGTATAAGCGTTACGCCAATTACGAGGGCGGTACGGCCGACCCGCTGTTGGTCGCCTGGCCCAAGGGCATCAAGGCGCGTGGCGAGATTCGCCACCAATATTGCCACGCGATCGATATCGTTCCGACCATCTATGACTGCATGGATATCGATCCGCCGGACGTCGTCCATGGCTATACCCAGTCGGAGATTGAAGGGGTGAGCTTCGCGCACACCTTTGATCACGCGGAGGCCAAGACCAATAAACGCGCGCAGTTCTATAGCATGCTGGGGACGCGTAGCATCTGGTACGACGGCTGGCATGCCAGCGCCGTGCATCCGGCAACCAGCGGCTGGGGCAACTTTGAGCAAGATCGCTGGGAGCTATTTAACCTCGAAAAGGATCGGAGCCAGACCAAGGACCTGGCTGAGAAATATCCCGCGAAGCTTGAGGAGATGAAGAATATCTGGGCGATGTTCGCCGGGCGCTATAACGCGCTTCCGCTCGATGATCGAACCGCCGTGGAGGTCCTCGCGGCCAACCGGCCACAGCCCGGCAAGCCGCGCACCGAGTACGTCTATTATCCGCACACCGAACCGGTACCCCAGGGGGTTGGCGCGAGCACCACGCAGCGCTCGTATGACATCGCGGCGGAGGTCACCGTCGACAAAGGTGGGCAACCCGACGGCGTCATCTTCGCCCAGGGCAGTAACGCCGGCGGCCACACACTCTATGTCAAAGGGGGGCGGCTCCATTACGTCTATAATTGGTTGGGCGAATTGCAGCAGAAGATCAGCGCAACGAAGCCGCTTAAGCCCGGCAAACACACCGTGGGCGTGAGCTTCGAGATCCAGAAGCATGACGATAACCAGAGCCCCATCGGCCCGGTGAAGCTATTTATCGACGGCAAGGAGATCGCCTCGGACACCATGAAAACTCAGCCCGGGTTCTTTGGCCTTGAGGGCGTCATCACCGTGGGGCGCGACGTCGGGAGTCCGGCCAGTGACGACTATTCATCGCCCGACACCTTTCAGGGGGGCGTGGTCGAGAAGGTTACGATTGGGCTGAAAGGAATGCCGTATCAAGACCCGGATATGGAGGCCCAGATGGCTCATCGGCGCGACTAA
- a CDS encoding bile acid:sodium symporter, with protein sequence MLGGTMNAFRWTLLLEIIFVVTAMAYIGLSVTWAQVNGLLRDRGLVGRSLLANLLLVPLLAAGLIAVIPMPLDAQVALILLALAPGGLNVLQFSTKIDGHLAQAAALLFLLSMLSLITTPVGVALMPMPRDPGQLIAVRNILAFLAAVLAPMALGALVRRHTPELAEKLARPINLMSTVSFVAAMLVGSAIKKDAAEALGGSVLLVLVLFVAGTWLIGWVLGGGDGADRRLLATVTSIRNAGLVLLFGITLFPNTGVDTVVLAYALLMILPNAAIMVTHSVRQKRAAHKLGQTPKV encoded by the coding sequence GTGCTGGGGGGCACCATGAACGCGTTCCGATGGACACTCTTGCTAGAGATTATCTTCGTCGTCACCGCGATGGCCTATATTGGGTTGTCCGTGACTTGGGCGCAGGTCAACGGGTTGCTGCGAGACCGCGGCCTCGTTGGCCGATCGCTTCTCGCGAACCTGCTGCTCGTTCCGTTACTCGCGGCCGGGCTGATCGCAGTGATTCCGATGCCGCTCGATGCCCAGGTCGCGCTGATTTTGTTGGCGCTGGCGCCCGGAGGGCTCAATGTCCTGCAATTTAGCACCAAGATTGACGGGCATCTGGCGCAGGCCGCCGCGCTATTGTTCCTATTGTCGATGCTCTCGCTGATCACGACGCCTGTGGGAGTCGCGCTGATGCCCATGCCGCGCGATCCCGGTCAGTTGATCGCCGTCAGAAATATCCTCGCGTTTTTGGCCGCGGTGCTCGCGCCGATGGCCCTGGGAGCGCTGGTGCGTCGACACACGCCCGAGCTCGCTGAGAAGCTTGCTCGGCCGATCAACCTAATGTCGACGGTTTCCTTCGTCGCGGCGATGCTCGTGGGCAGCGCGATCAAAAAAGATGCAGCTGAAGCCCTCGGCGGCAGTGTTTTGTTGGTGCTCGTTCTCTTTGTAGCTGGCACCTGGCTCATCGGGTGGGTGCTGGGTGGTGGGGACGGCGCGGACCGACGTTTGTTGGCGACCGTGACCAGCATTCGAAACGCCGGTCTGGTGCTGCTCTTCGGAATTACGCTCTTCCCGAACACGGGCGTCGACACGGTGGTGCTCGCCTACGCGCTGCTGATGATTTTGCCGAACGCCGCGATTATGGTGACGCATTCTGTTCGCCAAAAGCGCGCCGCTCATAAATTGGGCCAGACGCCGAAAGTTTGA
- a CDS encoding HdeD family acid-resistance protein — MLTVLTILKGRDTVTTYIREQVAYENWGWMMARGVMALLFGLIALVWPGPTLATLVILFGVTLLGDGVTALVYAASGGRTSRGDTWPLILAGLTGIGGAVITFIWPQITVGVLVFIIAFWAIIRGVLEIVAYVDLRRIFGGSWLLAVSGVLALVFGVVLLAWPSLGLRIFAWVVGAYAILAGIVFVSLAVRMRQMIHRREFDPDYTPSDRPSEPTPA; from the coding sequence ATGCTGACGGTGCTGACCATTTTGAAGGGGAGAGATACCGTGACCACATATATCAGGGAGCAAGTCGCCTACGAAAACTGGGGCTGGATGATGGCGCGCGGCGTCATGGCCTTGCTATTCGGTTTAATCGCGCTGGTCTGGCCGGGGCCCACGCTGGCGACCCTGGTGATCCTCTTCGGGGTGACTCTATTGGGCGATGGAGTCACCGCCTTGGTCTACGCGGCCAGCGGTGGGCGCACCTCTCGTGGAGATACTTGGCCGTTGATTTTGGCGGGACTCACCGGGATTGGCGGGGCCGTGATCACGTTCATTTGGCCGCAGATCACCGTGGGCGTATTGGTGTTCATCATTGCTTTCTGGGCGATTATTCGAGGGGTGTTGGAGATCGTCGCCTACGTGGATCTGCGGCGTATCTTTGGCGGCAGTTGGCTGCTGGCGGTGAGTGGTGTGTTGGCGCTGGTCTTCGGGGTCGTTCTATTGGCCTGGCCGTCCTTAGGGTTGCGTATCTTTGCCTGGGTGGTCGGGGCCTATGCAATCCTCGCCGGCATCGTCTTTGTGAGCCTGGCTGTCCGCATGCGCCAGATGATTCATCGCCGTGAATTTGACCCCGATTACACGCCTTCCGACCGGCCCAGCGAGCCGACGCCGGCCTAG
- a CDS encoding YidH family protein, producing MAEKTTTDPAGDSPTETLGEQRTDLAYQRSVEAAERTLMAAVRTAVSMVSFGFTIAKFFQYLSKLGDLQSKQSELDQAPHHLGLVLLVGGVLTIVLGIAEYVIYARDLRRRSGQKRRLSSALFSAVFILVVGLLLSASVVVDLVIK from the coding sequence ATGGCGGAGAAGACGACGACCGATCCAGCGGGGGATTCCCCGACCGAGACGCTAGGCGAGCAGCGCACTGACCTGGCCTATCAGCGCAGCGTTGAGGCGGCTGAGCGCACGCTGATGGCGGCGGTGCGCACCGCGGTCTCCATGGTCAGCTTTGGCTTCACGATCGCGAAATTTTTTCAGTATCTGAGCAAACTTGGGGACCTGCAGAGCAAGCAGTCTGAACTCGACCAGGCCCCGCATCACCTTGGGCTTGTGCTTCTGGTTGGCGGCGTCCTGACCATCGTGTTGGGGATCGCAGAGTATGTGATTTACGCGCGTGATTTGCGGCGCCGAAGTGGTCAGAAGAGGAGACTGAGCAGCGCACTATTTTCAGCGGTATTTATTCTGGTGGTCGGGCTCCTCCTGAGCGCCAGTGTTGTCGTGGACCTGGTCATCAAATGA
- a CDS encoding FAD binding domain-containing protein gives MTTEFWLNDQYISTDASPGLLLLDFLRRNERLTGTKEGCKEGDCGACAVLIGDLVEGSDTQKAYVDYKPVTSCLVPLGEMQGRHVVSIEGVNMDQLSPVQQSFVDFGAAQCGYCTPGFIVSMSWYLMAERGEPTRAGMQRAISGNLCRCTGYEAINRAGDRLIERFSDGGEWADIWQAGDRVAALVEAEMLPAYFSEMAERLGAIEQPEVSLGGNPIDYFVAGGTDLYVQQGEKIPDASVKILNHFGSKISGKFKHMRGIRAVDGDLHVGALTTFEDFGADPLVQKFIPSIQDDLQLIASLHLRNRATLGGNIVNASPIGDMSNFLLGLGATLILSNGKEQRSVAMKDFFLNYKVIDKRADELIVEIVIPGAAKECAQTRVNFEKLSKRTALDIATVCSGFRCKANADGVIEAVGISMGGVAAVPLYLRKTCDFLVGKTISPATLQEACEIAMGEASPIGDVRGSADYKRLLVRQFMIAHFTECYPERVRFDEFAS, from the coding sequence ATGACAACCGAATTCTGGCTCAACGACCAATATATCTCGACGGATGCCTCGCCGGGACTTTTGCTTCTGGATTTCCTGCGCCGCAATGAGCGCCTTACCGGCACCAAAGAGGGCTGCAAGGAAGGCGATTGCGGTGCGTGTGCGGTGTTGATCGGCGACCTGGTCGAAGGGTCGGACACCCAAAAAGCGTATGTCGACTATAAGCCGGTGACCTCGTGTCTGGTGCCGCTTGGCGAGATGCAGGGCCGCCACGTGGTCAGCATTGAGGGCGTCAATATGGACCAACTCTCGCCGGTGCAGCAGTCGTTCGTCGACTTCGGCGCGGCGCAGTGCGGCTATTGCACGCCCGGGTTTATCGTGTCGATGAGCTGGTATTTGATGGCCGAGCGCGGCGAGCCCACGCGCGCCGGGATGCAGCGCGCCATCAGCGGTAATTTGTGTCGTTGCACCGGTTACGAGGCGATTAATCGTGCGGGCGACCGACTCATCGAGCGCTTTTCAGACGGCGGCGAGTGGGCCGATATCTGGCAGGCCGGCGACCGCGTCGCGGCGCTGGTCGAGGCCGAGATGCTGCCGGCCTACTTCAGCGAAATGGCCGAGCGCCTCGGCGCGATCGAGCAACCCGAAGTCTCCCTTGGCGGCAACCCCATCGACTATTTCGTCGCCGGCGGCACCGACCTCTACGTCCAGCAGGGCGAGAAGATCCCCGACGCCTCGGTGAAGATCCTCAACCACTTCGGCAGCAAAATCTCGGGTAAATTCAAGCATATGCGCGGCATCCGCGCCGTCGACGGCGACCTGCACGTCGGCGCGCTGACGACCTTCGAGGATTTCGGCGCGGACCCGTTGGTCCAGAAGTTCATCCCCTCGATACAGGATGACCTGCAGCTTATCGCGTCGCTGCACCTGCGAAATCGCGCGACCCTCGGCGGCAATATCGTCAACGCCTCGCCGATCGGCGATATGAGCAACTTCCTGCTCGGCCTGGGCGCCACGCTTATTTTGAGCAACGGCAAAGAGCAGCGCTCGGTGGCGATGAAGGACTTCTTCCTCAACTATAAGGTCATCGACAAACGCGCCGACGAGCTGATCGTCGAGATCGTGATTCCCGGCGCGGCCAAAGAGTGCGCGCAAACCCGCGTGAACTTCGAAAAATTGTCCAAGCGTACCGCCCTTGATATCGCGACCGTCTGCAGTGGTTTTCGCTGCAAGGCGAACGCCGATGGAGTCATCGAGGCGGTTGGAATTTCGATGGGCGGCGTCGCGGCCGTTCCGCTGTATTTGCGAAAGACCTGCGATTTCCTGGTCGGCAAAACGATCAGCCCGGCGACCTTGCAAGAGGCCTGCGAGATCGCGATGGGGGAGGCGAGCCCGATCGGCGACGTGCGCGGCAGCGCGGATTATAAGCGCCTGCTCGTGCGCCAATTTATGATCGCGCATTTCACCGAATGCTATCCCGAGCGCGTGCGATTCGACGAATTCGCGAGCTAA